The DNA sequence AAATCATGGGAAGTTCACACATGCTGCTGATCCGAGAAGCATGGGTCGGTTTTTGCGATTATTTACTTTGAAAGTTGTTCTGGGCGGAGGGTCTGTAGTTAATGATCCCGTTCGCTCAGAGGGACACAGCGAAGAAGTCACTCACTGCGAGCGACCCGGGGCTGTATCATCGGGTCGGTCAGATGGCCCGCTTGTCCGGATCGTAGATGATCAGGGCGGTGGTGCGGCCTTCTTCTTCTTCGCTGATGCGGATGTCAATGAGGCTTTCTTCTTTGATGGAATACTGCTTGAGGGCATCCTGGATGCGTTCCTGGATGGATTTTTCTCCGCGGGAGACGGAGACGAGCTTGGTGCGTTTCATGTTACTTGATCTCCTTGAACAGTTTTTTCAGGGTGATTTTTCGGGCATTGATATAGATGGCGACCAGGGCAGAGGCAAAGATCAGGCCCAGGGCGATGGCCGCGGAATAAATCAGGGTATTGAACAGTTGGGTGGTGGACTCGGTCAGTTCATTGCGAACGGCGGCCAGAACCGCATAGTAGGCATCGGAACCGGGTACCAGGGGGACAAAGCCGGGGATGTAGAATATCGTAGCCGGGCTTTTCATTTTCCGGGCCAGAATCTCTGAATACAGTCCCATGGCCATAGAGCCGAGGAACAGAGCAACGGACACATTGTCCAGGGTGTGGAGTCCCGCTTCATAGACAAACCAGGAAAGGGCACCTCCCAATGCGGCATAGAGGGCTTTTCTGCGCTCAATGTTGAGCAGGACGGCAAAGCTCAGGGCAGCGCCAAAGGCGAACAGGACGGAGACTAAAGCACGCGGCGCCATCTACATCACCCCCACGATCAGAAAGCCCAGGGCAGTGCCAAAGGCAATGCCGGAGGCGGTGACAAAGGCTTCCACAGCCCTGGTCACGCCGGAGAGGTAATCTCCCTGGAAGGTGTCACGAATGGCATTGGTAATGGTGATGCCGGGTACGAGAAGCATGATGGTGCCGATGACGATCAGAGACAAAGTCTGTGTCAGTCCCAATGCTACGAACAGGCTGCCTAAGAGCACAGCGGTGAGACCGCCGGCGGCGTTTTGCAGGAAGGGGTTGAGTTTCAGGCCCCGGGCCAGCCGGCGCAGGATAAAGACCACAATGCCGGCTGCAAAGGCGCAGGCAGCCTCTGGCACGGTACCGCGGAATATCATGGTAAAAGAGAACGTGGCCGATCCTACCATCAACAGCGTGAGCCACAGAGGGTACTGGGGACGCAGCATGATGGCATTCAAACCGTCCTTGAAGGAGGCGGGGGTCATCTGCTGTTCCTGGATCAGGCGGGACAGGTCATTGACCATGGAGATTTTCTC is a window from the Clostridiaceae bacterium HFYG-1003 genome containing:
- a CDS encoding threonine/serine exporter family protein; the encoded protein is MAPRALVSVLFAFGAALSFAVLLNIERRKALYAALGGALSWFVYEAGLHTLDNVSVALFLGSMAMGLYSEILARKMKSPATIFYIPGFVPLVPGSDAYYAVLAAVRNELTESTTQLFNTLIYSAAIALGLIFASALVAIYINARKITLKKLFKEIK
- a CDS encoding threonine/serine exporter family protein; this translates as MNNEQIIEYAADAGQIILEAGSETYRVEDTINRILTAFGIEQPQSFVTPTGIVISGKRSDGSSISVVRRITAINVDLEKISMVNDLSRLIQEQQMTPASFKDGLNAIMLRPQYPLWLTLLMVGSATFSFTMIFRGTVPEAACAFAAGIVVFILRRLARGLKLNPFLQNAAGGLTAVLLGSLFVALGLTQTLSLIVIGTIMLLVPGITITNAIRDTFQGDYLSGVTRAVEAFVTASGIAFGTALGFLIVGVM